A single genomic interval of Osmia lignaria lignaria isolate PbOS001 chromosome 9, iyOsmLign1, whole genome shotgun sequence harbors:
- the Eip63E gene encoding cyclin dependent kinase Eip63E isoform X2: MYCQDKSSTASKSKEGSVTMREKKGGALSRVQKLKKRLSHSFGRLSISKEEADDAANRGQLPYNGYSEEFLDRLEPNGNIPADKDRRYEWTGVGDHERVHRQLSVSSDSKLLDEDIREEARVILRPRRPPRPKSEVFLGPDPPPRRTKRFSAFGGDSPFGKSEAYIKLEQLGEGSYATVFKGYSHLTNQVVALKEIRLQEEEGAPFTAIREASLLKELKHSNIVTLHDIIHTRETLTFVFEYVHTDLSQYMERYGSGNGGLDPRNVKLFLFQLLRGLAYCHRRRVLHRDVKPQNLLISEIGELKLADFGLARAKSVPSHTYSHEVVTLWYRPPDVLLGSTEYSTSLDMWGVGCIFMEMLTGEPTFPGVRCTYDQLDKIFKVLGTPTEETWPGVTHLPGYKPHRLGFYPPRKLGLSFPRLYDIAEGDSMASSLLQLNPDQRIGAEEALRHPYFASLPRKLYELPDEVSIFSVEGCHLYTNTRHGCADSRHTALKT; encoded by the exons ATGTACTGTCAAGACAAGAGTTCGACCGCCTCCAAAAGCAAAGAGG GGTCTGTGACAATGCGAGAGAAGAAAGGAGGTGCTCTTAGCAGggtacaaaaattgaaaaagcGGCTCAGCCATAGCTTTGGAAGACTTT CAATATCAAAAGAAGAGGCTGATGATGCTGCAAACAGGGGTCAACTGCCATATAATGGCTATTCTGAGGAGTTCCTAGACCGTTTAGAACCAAACGGCAACATACCTGCAGATAAGGATCGCCGTTATG AATGGACAGGTGTGGGCGACCATGAGAGAGTGCATCGGCAGCTTTCCGTTTCTAGTGATTCCAAGCTTCTTGATGAGGATATACGTGAAGAAGCTAGAGTAATCTTACGACCTCGGCGTCCACCACGACCCAAGTCAGAGGTCTTCCTTGGGCCGGATCCACCTCCTAGAAGAACCAAAAGATTTTCAGCATTTGGG GGAGATTCTCCTTTTGGTAAATCCGAAGCTTATATAAAATTGGAACAATTAGGAGAAGGGTCATATGCCACAGTGTTCAAAGGCTATAGTCACCTTACAAATCAAGTGGTGGCACTTAAAGAAATTAGactgcaagaagaagaaggtgctCCATTTACTGCCATTCGCGAGGCAAGCCTTCTTAAAGAATTGAAGCATAGCAATATCGTTACCTTACATGATATAATTCATACACGCGAAACTCTTACTTTTGTTTTTGAATACGTTCATACCGATCTGTCTCAATACATGGAGAGGTATGGAAGTGGCAACGGAGGTTTGGATCCTCGAAAtgttaaattgtttttatttcaactattaagAGGATTGGCATATTGCCACCGCAG GAGAGTATTACATAGAGATGTGAAGCCGCAAAATTTGTTAATCAGTGAAATTGGAGAACTCAAATTAGCAGATTTTGGTTTAGCAAGAGCTAAATCTGTACCATCGCATACGTATTCTCATGAAGTTGTAACTTTATGGTACAGGCCACCTGATGTTCTTTTGGGTTCCACAGAGTATTCTACCTCACTTGACATGTGGGGAGTAGGTTGCATATTTATGGAGATGTTGACTGGTGAACCAACATTCCCAGGTGTACGCTGTACGTACGACCAACTCGATAAGATATTCAAAGTATTGGGTACTCCTACCGAAGAAACTTGGCCTGGTGTCACTCACCTGCCAGGATACAAACCGCATAGACTGGGATTCTATCCTCCACGAAAATTGGGTCTTTCATTTCCTAGACTCTATGATATTGCTGAAGGCGATAGTATGGCATCATCGCTTCTACAGTTAAATCCTGATCAACGGATAGGAGCTGAAGAAGCATTAAGGCATCCTTATTTTGCCTCTCTTCCTAGAAAACTATACGAGTTGCCTGATG AAGTATCGATATTTAGTGTTGAAGGTTGTCATTTGTATACAAATACGAGGCACGGGTGTGCGGATTCGCGTCATACAGCTCTTAAGACTTGA
- the Eip63E gene encoding cyclin dependent kinase Eip63E isoform X1 produces MREWKKVLLCTGKHAEHPETRCGVSSHSRNYQRSVTMREKKGGALSRVQKLKKRLSHSFGRLSISKEEADDAANRGQLPYNGYSEEFLDRLEPNGNIPADKDRRYEWTGVGDHERVHRQLSVSSDSKLLDEDIREEARVILRPRRPPRPKSEVFLGPDPPPRRTKRFSAFGGDSPFGKSEAYIKLEQLGEGSYATVFKGYSHLTNQVVALKEIRLQEEEGAPFTAIREASLLKELKHSNIVTLHDIIHTRETLTFVFEYVHTDLSQYMERYGSGNGGLDPRNVKLFLFQLLRGLAYCHRRRVLHRDVKPQNLLISEIGELKLADFGLARAKSVPSHTYSHEVVTLWYRPPDVLLGSTEYSTSLDMWGVGCIFMEMLTGEPTFPGVRCTYDQLDKIFKVLGTPTEETWPGVTHLPGYKPHRLGFYPPRKLGLSFPRLYDIAEGDSMASSLLQLNPDQRIGAEEALRHPYFASLPRKLYELPDEVSIFSVEGCHLYTNTRHGCADSRHTALKT; encoded by the exons ATGCGTGAATGGAAAAAAGTGCTTTTGTGTACGGGGAAGCATGCGGAACATCCTGAAACAAGATGTGGAGTCAGTAGCCACTCTAGAAATTATCAAC GGTCTGTGACAATGCGAGAGAAGAAAGGAGGTGCTCTTAGCAGggtacaaaaattgaaaaagcGGCTCAGCCATAGCTTTGGAAGACTTT CAATATCAAAAGAAGAGGCTGATGATGCTGCAAACAGGGGTCAACTGCCATATAATGGCTATTCTGAGGAGTTCCTAGACCGTTTAGAACCAAACGGCAACATACCTGCAGATAAGGATCGCCGTTATG AATGGACAGGTGTGGGCGACCATGAGAGAGTGCATCGGCAGCTTTCCGTTTCTAGTGATTCCAAGCTTCTTGATGAGGATATACGTGAAGAAGCTAGAGTAATCTTACGACCTCGGCGTCCACCACGACCCAAGTCAGAGGTCTTCCTTGGGCCGGATCCACCTCCTAGAAGAACCAAAAGATTTTCAGCATTTGGG GGAGATTCTCCTTTTGGTAAATCCGAAGCTTATATAAAATTGGAACAATTAGGAGAAGGGTCATATGCCACAGTGTTCAAAGGCTATAGTCACCTTACAAATCAAGTGGTGGCACTTAAAGAAATTAGactgcaagaagaagaaggtgctCCATTTACTGCCATTCGCGAGGCAAGCCTTCTTAAAGAATTGAAGCATAGCAATATCGTTACCTTACATGATATAATTCATACACGCGAAACTCTTACTTTTGTTTTTGAATACGTTCATACCGATCTGTCTCAATACATGGAGAGGTATGGAAGTGGCAACGGAGGTTTGGATCCTCGAAAtgttaaattgtttttatttcaactattaagAGGATTGGCATATTGCCACCGCAG GAGAGTATTACATAGAGATGTGAAGCCGCAAAATTTGTTAATCAGTGAAATTGGAGAACTCAAATTAGCAGATTTTGGTTTAGCAAGAGCTAAATCTGTACCATCGCATACGTATTCTCATGAAGTTGTAACTTTATGGTACAGGCCACCTGATGTTCTTTTGGGTTCCACAGAGTATTCTACCTCACTTGACATGTGGGGAGTAGGTTGCATATTTATGGAGATGTTGACTGGTGAACCAACATTCCCAGGTGTACGCTGTACGTACGACCAACTCGATAAGATATTCAAAGTATTGGGTACTCCTACCGAAGAAACTTGGCCTGGTGTCACTCACCTGCCAGGATACAAACCGCATAGACTGGGATTCTATCCTCCACGAAAATTGGGTCTTTCATTTCCTAGACTCTATGATATTGCTGAAGGCGATAGTATGGCATCATCGCTTCTACAGTTAAATCCTGATCAACGGATAGGAGCTGAAGAAGCATTAAGGCATCCTTATTTTGCCTCTCTTCCTAGAAAACTATACGAGTTGCCTGATG AAGTATCGATATTTAGTGTTGAAGGTTGTCATTTGTATACAAATACGAGGCACGGGTGTGCGGATTCGCGTCATACAGCTCTTAAGACTTGA
- the Eip63E gene encoding cyclin dependent kinase Eip63E isoform X3: protein MWRSVTMREKKGGALSRVQKLKKRLSHSFGRLSISKEEADDAANRGQLPYNGYSEEFLDRLEPNGNIPADKDRRYEWTGVGDHERVHRQLSVSSDSKLLDEDIREEARVILRPRRPPRPKSEVFLGPDPPPRRTKRFSAFGGDSPFGKSEAYIKLEQLGEGSYATVFKGYSHLTNQVVALKEIRLQEEEGAPFTAIREASLLKELKHSNIVTLHDIIHTRETLTFVFEYVHTDLSQYMERYGSGNGGLDPRNVKLFLFQLLRGLAYCHRRRVLHRDVKPQNLLISEIGELKLADFGLARAKSVPSHTYSHEVVTLWYRPPDVLLGSTEYSTSLDMWGVGCIFMEMLTGEPTFPGVRCTYDQLDKIFKVLGTPTEETWPGVTHLPGYKPHRLGFYPPRKLGLSFPRLYDIAEGDSMASSLLQLNPDQRIGAEEALRHPYFASLPRKLYELPDEVSIFSVEGCHLYTNTRHGCADSRHTALKT, encoded by the exons ATGTGGA GGTCTGTGACAATGCGAGAGAAGAAAGGAGGTGCTCTTAGCAGggtacaaaaattgaaaaagcGGCTCAGCCATAGCTTTGGAAGACTTT CAATATCAAAAGAAGAGGCTGATGATGCTGCAAACAGGGGTCAACTGCCATATAATGGCTATTCTGAGGAGTTCCTAGACCGTTTAGAACCAAACGGCAACATACCTGCAGATAAGGATCGCCGTTATG AATGGACAGGTGTGGGCGACCATGAGAGAGTGCATCGGCAGCTTTCCGTTTCTAGTGATTCCAAGCTTCTTGATGAGGATATACGTGAAGAAGCTAGAGTAATCTTACGACCTCGGCGTCCACCACGACCCAAGTCAGAGGTCTTCCTTGGGCCGGATCCACCTCCTAGAAGAACCAAAAGATTTTCAGCATTTGGG GGAGATTCTCCTTTTGGTAAATCCGAAGCTTATATAAAATTGGAACAATTAGGAGAAGGGTCATATGCCACAGTGTTCAAAGGCTATAGTCACCTTACAAATCAAGTGGTGGCACTTAAAGAAATTAGactgcaagaagaagaaggtgctCCATTTACTGCCATTCGCGAGGCAAGCCTTCTTAAAGAATTGAAGCATAGCAATATCGTTACCTTACATGATATAATTCATACACGCGAAACTCTTACTTTTGTTTTTGAATACGTTCATACCGATCTGTCTCAATACATGGAGAGGTATGGAAGTGGCAACGGAGGTTTGGATCCTCGAAAtgttaaattgtttttatttcaactattaagAGGATTGGCATATTGCCACCGCAG GAGAGTATTACATAGAGATGTGAAGCCGCAAAATTTGTTAATCAGTGAAATTGGAGAACTCAAATTAGCAGATTTTGGTTTAGCAAGAGCTAAATCTGTACCATCGCATACGTATTCTCATGAAGTTGTAACTTTATGGTACAGGCCACCTGATGTTCTTTTGGGTTCCACAGAGTATTCTACCTCACTTGACATGTGGGGAGTAGGTTGCATATTTATGGAGATGTTGACTGGTGAACCAACATTCCCAGGTGTACGCTGTACGTACGACCAACTCGATAAGATATTCAAAGTATTGGGTACTCCTACCGAAGAAACTTGGCCTGGTGTCACTCACCTGCCAGGATACAAACCGCATAGACTGGGATTCTATCCTCCACGAAAATTGGGTCTTTCATTTCCTAGACTCTATGATATTGCTGAAGGCGATAGTATGGCATCATCGCTTCTACAGTTAAATCCTGATCAACGGATAGGAGCTGAAGAAGCATTAAGGCATCCTTATTTTGCCTCTCTTCCTAGAAAACTATACGAGTTGCCTGATG AAGTATCGATATTTAGTGTTGAAGGTTGTCATTTGTATACAAATACGAGGCACGGGTGTGCGGATTCGCGTCATACAGCTCTTAAGACTTGA
- the Eip63E gene encoding cyclin dependent kinase Eip63E isoform X4: MREKKGGALSRVQKLKKRLSHSFGRLSISKEEADDAANRGQLPYNGYSEEFLDRLEPNGNIPADKDRRYEWTGVGDHERVHRQLSVSSDSKLLDEDIREEARVILRPRRPPRPKSEVFLGPDPPPRRTKRFSAFGGDSPFGKSEAYIKLEQLGEGSYATVFKGYSHLTNQVVALKEIRLQEEEGAPFTAIREASLLKELKHSNIVTLHDIIHTRETLTFVFEYVHTDLSQYMERYGSGNGGLDPRNVKLFLFQLLRGLAYCHRRRVLHRDVKPQNLLISEIGELKLADFGLARAKSVPSHTYSHEVVTLWYRPPDVLLGSTEYSTSLDMWGVGCIFMEMLTGEPTFPGVRCTYDQLDKIFKVLGTPTEETWPGVTHLPGYKPHRLGFYPPRKLGLSFPRLYDIAEGDSMASSLLQLNPDQRIGAEEALRHPYFASLPRKLYELPDEVSIFSVEGCHLYTNTRHGCADSRHTALKT; this comes from the exons ATGCGAGAGAAGAAAGGAGGTGCTCTTAGCAGggtacaaaaattgaaaaagcGGCTCAGCCATAGCTTTGGAAGACTTT CAATATCAAAAGAAGAGGCTGATGATGCTGCAAACAGGGGTCAACTGCCATATAATGGCTATTCTGAGGAGTTCCTAGACCGTTTAGAACCAAACGGCAACATACCTGCAGATAAGGATCGCCGTTATG AATGGACAGGTGTGGGCGACCATGAGAGAGTGCATCGGCAGCTTTCCGTTTCTAGTGATTCCAAGCTTCTTGATGAGGATATACGTGAAGAAGCTAGAGTAATCTTACGACCTCGGCGTCCACCACGACCCAAGTCAGAGGTCTTCCTTGGGCCGGATCCACCTCCTAGAAGAACCAAAAGATTTTCAGCATTTGGG GGAGATTCTCCTTTTGGTAAATCCGAAGCTTATATAAAATTGGAACAATTAGGAGAAGGGTCATATGCCACAGTGTTCAAAGGCTATAGTCACCTTACAAATCAAGTGGTGGCACTTAAAGAAATTAGactgcaagaagaagaaggtgctCCATTTACTGCCATTCGCGAGGCAAGCCTTCTTAAAGAATTGAAGCATAGCAATATCGTTACCTTACATGATATAATTCATACACGCGAAACTCTTACTTTTGTTTTTGAATACGTTCATACCGATCTGTCTCAATACATGGAGAGGTATGGAAGTGGCAACGGAGGTTTGGATCCTCGAAAtgttaaattgtttttatttcaactattaagAGGATTGGCATATTGCCACCGCAG GAGAGTATTACATAGAGATGTGAAGCCGCAAAATTTGTTAATCAGTGAAATTGGAGAACTCAAATTAGCAGATTTTGGTTTAGCAAGAGCTAAATCTGTACCATCGCATACGTATTCTCATGAAGTTGTAACTTTATGGTACAGGCCACCTGATGTTCTTTTGGGTTCCACAGAGTATTCTACCTCACTTGACATGTGGGGAGTAGGTTGCATATTTATGGAGATGTTGACTGGTGAACCAACATTCCCAGGTGTACGCTGTACGTACGACCAACTCGATAAGATATTCAAAGTATTGGGTACTCCTACCGAAGAAACTTGGCCTGGTGTCACTCACCTGCCAGGATACAAACCGCATAGACTGGGATTCTATCCTCCACGAAAATTGGGTCTTTCATTTCCTAGACTCTATGATATTGCTGAAGGCGATAGTATGGCATCATCGCTTCTACAGTTAAATCCTGATCAACGGATAGGAGCTGAAGAAGCATTAAGGCATCCTTATTTTGCCTCTCTTCCTAGAAAACTATACGAGTTGCCTGATG AAGTATCGATATTTAGTGTTGAAGGTTGTCATTTGTATACAAATACGAGGCACGGGTGTGCGGATTCGCGTCATACAGCTCTTAAGACTTGA
- the Eip63E gene encoding cyclin dependent kinase Eip63E isoform X5 gives MKVLRTKLDVIEWTGVGDHERVHRQLSVSSDSKLLDEDIREEARVILRPRRPPRPKSEVFLGPDPPPRRTKRFSAFGGDSPFGKSEAYIKLEQLGEGSYATVFKGYSHLTNQVVALKEIRLQEEEGAPFTAIREASLLKELKHSNIVTLHDIIHTRETLTFVFEYVHTDLSQYMERYGSGNGGLDPRNVKLFLFQLLRGLAYCHRRRVLHRDVKPQNLLISEIGELKLADFGLARAKSVPSHTYSHEVVTLWYRPPDVLLGSTEYSTSLDMWGVGCIFMEMLTGEPTFPGVRCTYDQLDKIFKVLGTPTEETWPGVTHLPGYKPHRLGFYPPRKLGLSFPRLYDIAEGDSMASSLLQLNPDQRIGAEEALRHPYFASLPRKLYELPDEVSIFSVEGCHLYTNTRHGCADSRHTALKT, from the exons ATG aaagtttTAAGGACGAAATTGGATGTCATAGAATGGACAGGTGTGGGCGACCATGAGAGAGTGCATCGGCAGCTTTCCGTTTCTAGTGATTCCAAGCTTCTTGATGAGGATATACGTGAAGAAGCTAGAGTAATCTTACGACCTCGGCGTCCACCACGACCCAAGTCAGAGGTCTTCCTTGGGCCGGATCCACCTCCTAGAAGAACCAAAAGATTTTCAGCATTTGGG GGAGATTCTCCTTTTGGTAAATCCGAAGCTTATATAAAATTGGAACAATTAGGAGAAGGGTCATATGCCACAGTGTTCAAAGGCTATAGTCACCTTACAAATCAAGTGGTGGCACTTAAAGAAATTAGactgcaagaagaagaaggtgctCCATTTACTGCCATTCGCGAGGCAAGCCTTCTTAAAGAATTGAAGCATAGCAATATCGTTACCTTACATGATATAATTCATACACGCGAAACTCTTACTTTTGTTTTTGAATACGTTCATACCGATCTGTCTCAATACATGGAGAGGTATGGAAGTGGCAACGGAGGTTTGGATCCTCGAAAtgttaaattgtttttatttcaactattaagAGGATTGGCATATTGCCACCGCAG GAGAGTATTACATAGAGATGTGAAGCCGCAAAATTTGTTAATCAGTGAAATTGGAGAACTCAAATTAGCAGATTTTGGTTTAGCAAGAGCTAAATCTGTACCATCGCATACGTATTCTCATGAAGTTGTAACTTTATGGTACAGGCCACCTGATGTTCTTTTGGGTTCCACAGAGTATTCTACCTCACTTGACATGTGGGGAGTAGGTTGCATATTTATGGAGATGTTGACTGGTGAACCAACATTCCCAGGTGTACGCTGTACGTACGACCAACTCGATAAGATATTCAAAGTATTGGGTACTCCTACCGAAGAAACTTGGCCTGGTGTCACTCACCTGCCAGGATACAAACCGCATAGACTGGGATTCTATCCTCCACGAAAATTGGGTCTTTCATTTCCTAGACTCTATGATATTGCTGAAGGCGATAGTATGGCATCATCGCTTCTACAGTTAAATCCTGATCAACGGATAGGAGCTGAAGAAGCATTAAGGCATCCTTATTTTGCCTCTCTTCCTAGAAAACTATACGAGTTGCCTGATG AAGTATCGATATTTAGTGTTGAAGGTTGTCATTTGTATACAAATACGAGGCACGGGTGTGCGGATTCGCGTCATACAGCTCTTAAGACTTGA
- the Dtwd2 gene encoding DTW domain containing 2, with protein MNETSVLQELSEILADPPETRDKCTQCKRPVAVCWCPGLPKHPVCPASRIIILQHPAEVKRCLRTAPMLALGLESGKCLIFRGKKFPLPKHEGLAEILNDRNTLLLYPSPGAIQLDELHPVGVNGQKPYNLVLLDGTWPQAKAIYHSSPALCFLQACKLVGVPTSEYVIRTQPTEGCLSTLETGAFALSILENDPELKDKMLGPLHYLCRFQLENGAVTHQSKEFLIKQKAYPKLIGRRLAKQLRMLPDEST; from the exons atgAATGAAACCTCAGTATTGCAAGAATTATCAGAAATTCTTGCTGATCCTCCTGAGACGAGAGATAAATGCACACAATGCAA aaGACCAGTAGCTGTATGCTGGTGTCCAGGGTTACCAAAGCACCCTGTGTGTCCTGCATCAAGGATAATAATTTTACAGCATCCAGCTGAAGTAAAACGGTGCTTGCGAACTGCACCTATGCTTGCATTAGGGCTGGAATCTGGAAAATGTTTAATCTTTAG AGGAAAGAAATTTCCATTACCAAAGCATGAAGGTTTAGCAGAAATTTTAAATGACAgaaatactttattattataCCCATCTCCAGGTGCTATACAGCTTGATGAATTACATCCTGTCGGTGTTAATGGACAAAAACCATATAATCTTGTTTTATTAGATGGCACTTGGCCACAAGCAAAG GCAATATATCATTCAAGTCCAGCATTATGTTTTTTACAAGCATGTAAATTAGTTGGAGTTCCAACAAGTGAATATGTTATCAGAACACAACCAACTGAAGGATGTTTGTCTACCCTTGAAACAGGTGCATTTGCACTTTCCATTTTAGAAAATGATCCAGAGTTGAAGGATAAAATGCTTGGACCTTTACATTATCTATGCAG ATTTCAGTTAGAAAATGGTGCTGTAACTCATCAAAGTAAAGAGTTTCTTATTAAACAAAAAGCTTATCCAAAGCTTATAGGAAGAAGACTAGCTAAACAATTACGTATGTTACCAGATGAATCTACATAA